DNA sequence from the Cucurbita pepo subsp. pepo cultivar mu-cu-16 chromosome LG06, ASM280686v2, whole genome shotgun sequence genome:
TGTGCCTCCAATAAAGAAGCTAGAGGCCCAAAACGAAATATTGGGCTTAGGTGCAAAGGCCCATTAAGTTTGCCTCCAAGGTGAAGTGGAAGGGGTTGTCTTTCAGCTACCCGCCAGGGCAAAGAATGCGGATTGAAGAGAAATATTGTAGAATCTCCAAAACCATGAGATTGATGATAATGTGAGTCACCATTAACAGTTATTTTTCCTCCGTTTTCCCAGAGAATTGGGTGAAAAACCTCAGTAGTTGCAAATTTGAGCTCCTTGTTTCAATTGAACAAGGGCATGGTCCTGGCTATGGCCTCCATTTTGAAGCCACCGCCTCTTGTGCCCCTTCACTCCCTAAATCCAAACCTCCTCAACGCTTCACCAGTGATCGTATGTTTTCGTACGCACCCCATGACGTCGTTTCACCAATCCATTCGTGCCCTAAAAACTGGCCCTGAAGGCAGTAGAATTCGAAGCCACGAAGAATATAGTTCCGATTTGCTGCGAAAACCGGTTGTTCCGCCGGCGATTGACCTGGCTACCGCATCGGAGGATTACAACAGCAGTGAGGAGAGTGGAAACGGAGacgaggaggaagaggaatgGGTTGACTGGGAGGACAGGATTCTGGAGGAGACTGTTCCTCTAGTTGGCTTTGTTAGGATGGTTCTTCACTCTGGAAAGTAAGCAACCATTCGTTTGTTTATCGGCTTTTTGACTGAATTTGAGCTTCCTGGCAACTAGAAATCATGCAACCATGTTATTAAGTGAATTTTGATATTGTTATTGCTCAAATGAAAGCATGTTGCTCGAAGATGAACGGAACTATATAATTTgagattgaaattttagaactttTACGGAACGTTCATCAATTTCCATAGCAAGCAAGAACAACAATTACGAGTTCTCTGTCAATTATCTCTTCAAAGTTCATTGATCTTTTATTCCATTTGATCAAATTTAGTTATAACTTGACGCACTTAAAAGACTTCGAATCTAATACATTGATGAAAAAAAGGCTCTTGCAAACGTACACACTCAACCTATGGTCCTTAGCCCATG
Encoded proteins:
- the LOC111797722 gene encoding protein DCL homolog, chloroplastic-like produces the protein MVLAMASILKPPPLVPLHSLNPNLLNASPVIVCFRTHPMTSFHQSIRALKTGPEGSRIRSHEEYSSDLLRKPVVPPAIDLATASEDYNSSEESGNGDEEEEEWVDWEDRILEETVPLVGFVRMVLHSGKYESGDRLTPEHEKTILDRLLPYHPECEKKIGCGIDYITIGYHPNFERSRCLFIVRKDGELVDFSYWKCMEGLIRKNYPLHAESFILRHFQRRRRHFFR